A single Anatilimnocola floriformis DNA region contains:
- a CDS encoding serine/threonine-protein kinase: MPTLDETDVQLKCPHGHRWQVSVAANTVAATEDTVAGGGHSTWCPVCGEPGAAAQIDLQQNEQPLPEIPGYELLEELGRGGMAVVYKARQLKPQRIVALKILHHPAIGDESWIARFRSEAEAVARLEHPHIVRMYEVGDAPRMSYLALEFIDGGTLAQRINGQPQNPRWTAETVATIARAMHFAHQLGIIHRDLKPGNILLQGASSQPRVTDFGLARRQDQDNQTRTGDILGTPAYMAPEQATGVTRNISPACDVHALGVILYEMLTGLPPYRGVDVMDTLRLVMTADATPPRQLRPEIPRDLETICLKCLEKSPRQRYASAAELADELERYLRGETIITRPTTPWEKSYKWSRRHPAAALAIGVAILIPLLIVAGLIWHNGQMSRELANTTEQRNRAEANLLGSQQAIDELLTELSTGHLANLPRSSPHRRQLLDWAYALCRQLQNENPNDTRLHLQSARAQRQMADIERLLGKFPAAAANYSDAIRKLTWISAHDASNALAHRELAAALNNAGLLAEQQGQTAAAERLFREVEEQWKDQAQRRAESADLTLSQAATQNNLGRLLMQLGQFDEADKAFQHALELYTKITSEKPDEPSLQLALNSCRVNFGNLLMARGDFAGAQKLFDHAQGQLVELLKTHHDNSELSAVLAVIENNRAAALSASEEIALAETAFARAQGLLAQLVRDFPADLAYREQLATSQLNLALLLSDNKREDEANSLIETARQTFELLAAEQPDSPDFRQGLTKALSQLAHEQAQADEQATAELTLRDALKMQQRLAEQFPERADVWSQLGLFQQSAAQLLAKRAANSDARRYWEQAIESQQRALKANEAAVAYRARLCDHLETFATWLIAQGEPSAAAPISVQLAALDPEDADQQLQAARFLAQCIPLAATVKGQDKINGQDPAAYCREHCLQLLQAAAAKDQKGVNELLESTPLRDEAEFQQLRK; the protein is encoded by the coding sequence ATGCCAACCCTTGATGAAACCGACGTCCAGCTCAAGTGCCCGCACGGGCATCGCTGGCAAGTTTCTGTCGCGGCGAACACCGTCGCGGCGACGGAAGACACGGTCGCGGGTGGCGGCCACTCCACCTGGTGTCCGGTGTGCGGCGAACCCGGCGCTGCAGCACAAATCGATTTGCAACAAAACGAACAACCGCTCCCCGAAATCCCCGGTTACGAACTTCTCGAAGAACTCGGCCGCGGCGGGATGGCCGTGGTCTACAAAGCCCGGCAGTTAAAGCCGCAGCGCATCGTTGCTTTGAAGATTCTGCATCACCCAGCCATCGGCGACGAATCGTGGATCGCCCGCTTTCGCAGCGAAGCCGAAGCGGTTGCTCGCCTCGAGCATCCGCACATCGTCCGCATGTATGAAGTGGGCGACGCGCCGCGGATGAGTTATCTCGCGCTCGAATTCATCGACGGCGGCACGCTCGCGCAGCGAATCAACGGTCAGCCGCAGAACCCGCGCTGGACGGCAGAGACTGTCGCGACGATCGCGCGGGCGATGCACTTTGCGCATCAGCTGGGCATCATCCATCGCGACCTGAAGCCGGGCAACATTCTGCTGCAAGGCGCGTCTTCGCAACCGCGCGTCACCGACTTCGGCCTGGCTCGGCGGCAAGATCAAGACAACCAAACCCGCACCGGCGACATCCTCGGCACCCCGGCCTACATGGCGCCGGAGCAAGCCACCGGCGTCACCCGCAACATCAGCCCGGCCTGCGATGTTCATGCGCTGGGTGTCATCTTGTACGAAATGCTCACCGGCCTGCCGCCGTATCGCGGTGTCGACGTGATGGACACGCTACGGCTGGTGATGACCGCCGATGCCACTCCGCCGCGGCAACTGCGTCCCGAGATTCCGCGCGATCTCGAAACGATTTGCCTCAAGTGCCTGGAGAAATCACCGCGGCAGCGATACGCCTCGGCTGCCGAGTTGGCCGATGAACTCGAACGCTATCTCCGCGGCGAAACGATCATCACCCGTCCCACGACGCCCTGGGAAAAATCATACAAATGGAGCCGCCGTCATCCCGCCGCGGCCCTCGCGATTGGCGTGGCGATTCTCATTCCGCTCCTCATCGTCGCCGGCCTGATCTGGCATAACGGCCAGATGTCGCGCGAGCTGGCCAACACGACCGAGCAGCGCAACCGCGCCGAAGCGAATCTGCTCGGATCGCAACAAGCGATCGATGAGCTTCTTACCGAGTTGAGCACCGGCCATCTCGCCAACTTGCCGCGGTCGTCGCCACATCGCCGGCAACTGCTCGACTGGGCGTATGCTCTCTGCCGCCAATTGCAGAACGAGAATCCCAACGACACGCGGCTCCACCTGCAATCGGCGAGAGCTCAGCGGCAGATGGCAGACATCGAACGACTGCTCGGAAAATTCCCTGCCGCCGCAGCCAATTACAGCGACGCCATCCGCAAGCTGACGTGGATCTCGGCGCATGATGCGAGCAACGCTCTTGCCCATCGTGAACTGGCCGCCGCGCTCAACAACGCCGGCCTGCTCGCCGAACAACAGGGACAAACCGCCGCAGCGGAACGGCTGTTTCGCGAAGTCGAGGAGCAGTGGAAGGACCAGGCTCAGCGCCGCGCCGAAAGCGCCGATCTGACTCTGTCGCAGGCCGCCACGCAGAACAACCTCGGCCGATTGCTGATGCAGCTCGGTCAATTTGATGAAGCCGACAAAGCGTTTCAGCACGCGCTCGAACTGTATACAAAAATCACGAGCGAAAAACCCGACGAGCCGTCGCTGCAGCTCGCCCTCAATTCCTGCCGCGTCAACTTCGGCAACCTGCTCATGGCCCGCGGTGATTTCGCCGGCGCTCAAAAGTTGTTCGACCACGCGCAAGGACAACTGGTCGAGCTTCTGAAAACTCATCACGACAACAGCGAGCTCTCGGCCGTACTCGCCGTGATCGAAAACAACCGCGCCGCGGCGCTCTCGGCCAGCGAAGAGATCGCACTCGCCGAAACGGCGTTTGCGCGGGCTCAAGGTTTGCTCGCGCAGCTCGTCCGCGACTTTCCCGCCGATCTGGCGTACCGCGAACAGCTCGCCACGTCGCAGCTGAATCTCGCTCTCTTGCTTTCCGACAACAAACGCGAAGACGAAGCCAATTCGCTGATCGAGACAGCCCGGCAGACCTTCGAACTGCTCGCCGCCGAACAGCCCGACTCGCCCGACTTCCGCCAGGGGCTGACGAAGGCGCTCTCGCAACTCGCTCACGAACAAGCCCAGGCCGATGAGCAAGCCACCGCGGAGCTGACGTTGCGCGACGCACTGAAAATGCAGCAACGCCTCGCCGAGCAATTTCCCGAGCGCGCCGACGTCTGGAGCCAACTGGGGTTGTTCCAGCAATCGGCCGCGCAACTGCTCGCCAAGCGCGCCGCCAATAGCGACGCCCGCCGGTACTGGGAACAAGCGATCGAATCGCAACAGCGGGCCCTCAAGGCCAACGAGGCCGCCGTCGCCTATCGCGCCCGGCTATGTGATCATCTCGAAACCTTTGCCACCTGGCTGATCGCTCAAGGCGAACCCTCGGCTGCAGCCCCCATCAGCGTGCAACTCGCCGCGCTCGATCCTGAAGACGCCGATCAGCAACTGCAGGCCGCGCGGTTTCTCGCGCAGTGCATTCCACTCGCTGCCACGGTGAAAGGCCAGGACAAAATCAACGGCCAAGATCCGGCGGCCTACTGCCGCGAGCACTGCCTGCAACTGCTGCAAGCCGCGGCGGCTAAAGATCAAAAGGGCGTGAATGAATTGCTGGAATCAACGCCGCTGCGCGATGAGGCGGAGTTCCAGCAGTTGCGTAAGTAA
- a CDS encoding alpha/beta hydrolase, with protein sequence MLKSYLSLAFLSLLLIGRLASAQETAPKKFVYKKVNDVDLSLNVYQPPEWSADKKLPAIVFFFGGGWTGGKIEQFESQSKHLASRGMVAICADYRVKSRHGVKPDACVQDAKSAIRWVRQNAAKLGIDPQRIVGAGGSAGGHLAACTALCPGLDLTEENQDISSKPNVLVLYNPVLNFNVANLTDRIGGDEQLAKAISPTQHLAANSQPTLLMYGKDDKLLAQGEEYEQAAKKLVCRCELMTVEGVGHGFFNRPPHLQATTARVDAFLVSLGYLPPATSTESKPAGDK encoded by the coding sequence ATGCTGAAGTCCTACCTCTCCTTGGCGTTCCTGTCGCTCCTGCTCATCGGTCGGTTGGCGAGTGCGCAGGAAACCGCGCCGAAGAAGTTCGTCTATAAAAAGGTGAACGACGTCGATTTGTCGCTCAATGTCTATCAACCGCCGGAATGGTCGGCCGATAAGAAGTTGCCAGCGATTGTCTTCTTCTTTGGAGGTGGTTGGACTGGCGGCAAGATCGAGCAATTCGAATCGCAGAGCAAACACCTGGCCAGCCGCGGCATGGTGGCCATCTGTGCCGATTACCGCGTCAAGAGTCGCCATGGCGTGAAGCCGGATGCCTGCGTGCAAGACGCCAAATCGGCGATCCGCTGGGTTCGGCAGAATGCCGCCAAGCTGGGAATTGATCCACAACGCATCGTCGGCGCGGGTGGTTCCGCTGGAGGACATCTGGCTGCCTGCACGGCGCTGTGCCCGGGTTTGGATTTGACCGAAGAGAATCAAGACATCTCTTCAAAGCCGAACGTGCTGGTACTCTACAACCCTGTCCTGAATTTCAATGTCGCCAACCTCACCGATCGCATCGGCGGCGATGAGCAGCTGGCAAAAGCCATTTCGCCGACGCAACACCTGGCGGCGAACTCGCAGCCGACACTGCTGATGTATGGCAAGGATGACAAGCTGCTCGCGCAAGGCGAAGAGTATGAGCAAGCGGCGAAAAAACTCGTCTGCCGCTGCGAGCTGATGACAGTCGAGGGCGTCGGCCACGGCTTTTTCAATCGCCCGCCACATCTGCAAGCGACCACCGCTCGCGTCGATGCGTTTTTGGTGTCGCTCGGTTATTTGCCGCCAGCAACGTCAACGGAAAGCAAACCGGCGGGCGACAAGTAA
- a CDS encoding metal-sulfur cluster assembly factor encodes MPISEEIIREELKKVIDPELFVNIIDLGLVYDVTASETPEGKSNIAIQMTMTSPMCPAGPQMIANSKQVLGAVEGVGEVEVRIVLDPPWSPDRMTEEARDQLGIF; translated from the coding sequence ATGCCCATCAGCGAAGAAATCATTCGCGAAGAATTGAAAAAAGTAATCGACCCCGAGTTGTTCGTGAACATCATCGACCTCGGGCTCGTGTACGACGTGACGGCGAGCGAAACTCCCGAGGGGAAGTCGAACATCGCCATCCAAATGACGATGACCAGCCCCATGTGCCCGGCCGGCCCGCAGATGATCGCCAACAGCAAGCAAGTGCTCGGCGCTGTCGAAGGTGTCGGCGAAGTCGAGGTGCGCATTGTGCTCGATCCACCATGGTCGCCTGATCGCATGACGGAAGAAGCCCGCGATCAGTTGGGGATTTTCTAA
- a CDS encoding MFS transporter yields the protein MSRLVDHAYASPQTNEGIVAAEAVPLGNPTSVRYRIVALSMGMSLVLYLDRFALAPITTTICSDLNISKETFGWGNFAFFLSYALLQVPAGALADRFGARRMLALYVVAWSLATIALGFVYGWVGLILLRIVMGAMQAGAYPAAGGYLKRWASLTARAKANSLVAAGGRVGALLAFLTTAWVGQQFQQQLGFGQGWRGALGVFGSVGLIWTAIFWWYFRDRPSEHRGCNAAELAVIGNEPVTRAVEPLPVIAVLSNPNVWILSVSGFLTNVGWIFLTAWLTTYLVENFSDQLKEMFPRAAASAGFKDVLAGVLTAVTACAAIAGGVSGGICADLFRRQFGPIWGRRIPGLLAGGISAIAYIACHFVADIRLFMLLMVLTAYTIDFGLGSLWATYQDIGGKHVGSVLGFANMWGNLGAAVCGWYYGRLADQDNWQLVFTISAAALILMSLSWLLVNPTRTLDSAK from the coding sequence ATGTCACGCCTGGTCGATCACGCCTACGCCTCGCCGCAAACGAACGAAGGCATCGTCGCCGCAGAAGCTGTTCCGCTGGGCAATCCGACCAGCGTGCGATACCGCATCGTCGCCCTTTCGATGGGGATGTCACTCGTCCTCTATCTCGATCGCTTCGCTCTCGCGCCGATCACCACGACGATCTGCAGTGATCTCAATATCTCGAAAGAGACCTTCGGCTGGGGAAATTTCGCCTTCTTCCTGTCGTATGCCTTGCTGCAAGTTCCTGCCGGCGCGCTCGCCGATCGTTTTGGTGCGCGGCGAATGTTGGCGCTCTATGTTGTTGCCTGGTCGCTGGCGACGATCGCGCTCGGTTTCGTCTACGGCTGGGTCGGCTTGATTCTGCTGCGAATTGTGATGGGCGCGATGCAAGCCGGCGCCTACCCAGCAGCCGGCGGCTATCTCAAACGCTGGGCAAGCCTCACCGCGCGAGCGAAGGCCAACAGCCTGGTGGCAGCCGGCGGTCGCGTCGGCGCGCTCCTCGCCTTTCTGACGACTGCCTGGGTCGGTCAGCAGTTTCAGCAGCAGTTGGGATTCGGGCAGGGTTGGCGCGGTGCGCTGGGAGTGTTCGGCAGCGTGGGATTGATTTGGACGGCCATCTTCTGGTGGTACTTTCGCGATCGGCCGAGCGAACATCGCGGCTGCAACGCAGCCGAACTGGCAGTAATTGGCAACGAACCAGTGACAAGAGCAGTCGAGCCGTTGCCAGTGATCGCTGTGCTGTCGAATCCGAATGTCTGGATTCTCAGCGTCTCCGGATTCTTGACCAACGTCGGTTGGATTTTTCTAACGGCCTGGCTGACGACGTATCTCGTCGAGAATTTTTCCGACCAGCTGAAAGAAATGTTTCCGCGGGCCGCTGCCTCGGCGGGATTCAAAGATGTGCTGGCTGGCGTGCTGACCGCGGTCACCGCTTGCGCGGCAATTGCTGGCGGCGTGAGTGGCGGCATTTGTGCGGACCTATTTCGCCGGCAGTTCGGACCGATCTGGGGCCGGCGCATTCCCGGTCTGCTGGCGGGGGGCATTTCGGCGATTGCTTATATCGCGTGTCACTTTGTGGCCGACATTCGTCTGTTCATGCTGCTCATGGTGCTAACTGCGTATACGATCGACTTCGGCCTCGGTTCGCTGTGGGCTACGTATCAAGACATCGGTGGCAAACATGTCGGGTCGGTGCTCGGCTTTGCGAATATGTGGGGCAATCTCGGCGCTGCCGTTTGCGGCTGGTACTACGGCCGGCTGGCCGATCAAGATAATTGGCAGTTGGTGTTCACCATCTCGGCCGCGGCGCTCATTTTGATGTCGCTTAGTTGGTTGCTGGTGAATCCCACGCGCACGCTCGACTCCGCTAAGTGA
- the ggt gene encoding gamma-glutamyltransferase translates to MAADSASDCWAQPQAGYERSGDMRNQSRSVVMAKHGMVATSHPLAAQAGLDVLKAGGSAADAAIAANAMLGVVEPMSCGIGGDLFVIYWDSKTKKLYGLNGSGRSPYNISRQKLLDKGLTEIPFDGPLSWSVPGCVDGWETLRAKFGRKSLAEDISAAIETAEEGFPVSEVIGTAWRSSAKHLQESPDSAATYLIDGQRAPAIGEVFRNPRLANSYRKIAKDGPAAFYKGDIAAEIVSFSEKNGGYFSLKDFADHTTTWIEPVSTNYRGYDVWELPPNGQGIAALQILNQLEPFDLKKLGHNSAEMLHLFLEAKKLAFADRAKFYADPDFGKLPTAELISKDYARKRAPLINANRAASDVPAGDPKLETCDTVYLTVVDKDRNCCSFIQSIYNGFGSQVVAGNTGFALQNRGCLFALDDKHLNRLEPHKRPFHTIIPAMVTKDDKPWFCYGVMGGDMQAQGHVQILLNMIDFGMNPQAAGDAARVMHTGSADPTGTPADGSGTVHVEAGVSDAAVAGLKAKGHKVFRSRGGYGGYQGILIDWQNGVLHGATEPRKDGAAVGY, encoded by the coding sequence ATGGCCGCTGATTCCGCTTCTGATTGCTGGGCCCAACCGCAAGCCGGTTACGAACGGTCGGGCGATATGCGCAATCAAAGTCGCAGCGTCGTGATGGCGAAGCACGGCATGGTAGCGACGAGTCATCCGCTTGCAGCGCAAGCGGGGCTCGACGTGCTGAAGGCCGGCGGTTCGGCGGCCGATGCGGCGATCGCGGCCAATGCGATGCTGGGTGTCGTCGAGCCGATGAGCTGCGGCATTGGCGGCGATTTGTTTGTCATCTATTGGGACAGCAAGACCAAAAAACTCTACGGCCTGAACGGCAGCGGCCGCAGTCCGTACAACATCTCGCGGCAAAAGTTGCTCGATAAAGGACTGACCGAGATTCCCTTCGATGGTCCTCTCTCTTGGTCGGTGCCAGGCTGCGTCGATGGTTGGGAAACGCTGCGAGCGAAGTTTGGCCGTAAGTCACTTGCGGAAGATATTTCCGCCGCGATTGAAACGGCCGAGGAAGGCTTTCCGGTCTCGGAAGTAATCGGTACGGCCTGGCGGAGCAGCGCGAAGCATTTGCAGGAATCGCCCGACTCGGCGGCGACCTACTTAATCGATGGCCAGCGAGCTCCTGCAATTGGAGAGGTCTTTCGCAATCCGCGGCTGGCTAATTCATATCGCAAGATTGCCAAGGATGGTCCCGCTGCTTTTTACAAAGGAGACATCGCTGCCGAGATCGTGTCGTTTAGTGAAAAGAACGGCGGCTACTTTTCGTTGAAGGATTTTGCCGATCACACGACGACTTGGATCGAGCCGGTTTCGACGAACTATCGCGGCTACGACGTGTGGGAACTGCCGCCGAACGGCCAAGGGATTGCCGCGCTGCAGATTCTCAATCAGCTGGAACCGTTTGATTTGAAGAAGCTTGGCCATAACTCGGCGGAAATGCTGCATCTGTTTTTGGAAGCGAAGAAGTTGGCCTTTGCCGACCGGGCGAAGTTTTATGCCGATCCCGATTTCGGCAAACTGCCGACGGCGGAACTGATTTCGAAGGACTACGCTCGCAAGCGAGCGCCGCTGATCAACGCCAATCGCGCTGCGAGTGATGTTCCGGCCGGTGATCCGAAATTGGAAACCTGCGACACGGTTTATCTGACCGTCGTCGACAAGGATCGCAACTGCTGCTCGTTCATTCAGAGTATTTACAACGGCTTTGGCTCACAGGTGGTCGCGGGGAACACCGGCTTCGCGCTGCAGAACCGCGGCTGTCTGTTCGCGCTCGACGACAAGCACCTCAATCGCCTCGAGCCGCACAAACGGCCGTTCCACACGATCATTCCGGCAATGGTTACCAAAGACGACAAGCCGTGGTTTTGCTACGGCGTGATGGGTGGCGACATGCAGGCTCAAGGCCACGTGCAAATCCTGCTGAACATGATCGACTTCGGCATGAACCCGCAAGCGGCAGGCGACGCGGCCCGCGTGATGCACACCGGCAGTGCCGATCCGACGGGAACGCCCGCCGATGGCAGCGGCACGGTGCATGTCGAAGCGGGCGTGAGCGATGCCGCCGTAGCTGGCCTGAAGGCCAAGGGTCACAAAGTATTCCGCAGCCGCGGTGGTTATGGCGGCTATCAAGGAATTCTTATCGACTGGCAAAACGGCGTGCTGCACGGCGCGACCGAACCTCGCAAGGACGGCGCGGCGGTGGGTTACTAA
- a CDS encoding metallophosphoesterase family protein has product MKLGLITDIHEEVDNLRAALARLKAERVDKIVMIGDVALLGEHLTETCRLLTEAHAVGVWGNHDYGLCVDPSPELQQKHPREVFEYFGKLRPSLDIDGFHFSHVEPWLNPESLFDLWYYDGPPDEHGKLWRIFNAAPHRVMFAGHFHKWLLATPEQIVDWHGERPIQLAPGRFFCVIAAVCDGYFATFDTETSELTPLRV; this is encoded by the coding sequence ATGAAACTCGGGCTGATTACCGACATTCACGAAGAAGTCGACAACCTGCGGGCTGCGCTCGCGCGGCTGAAGGCCGAGCGCGTCGATAAGATCGTGATGATCGGCGATGTGGCCTTGCTCGGCGAGCATCTGACAGAGACCTGCCGCTTGCTGACCGAGGCTCATGCGGTGGGCGTGTGGGGCAATCACGATTACGGACTGTGTGTCGATCCCTCGCCAGAGCTACAGCAAAAACATCCGCGCGAAGTGTTCGAGTACTTCGGCAAGTTGCGGCCGTCGCTCGATATCGACGGCTTTCATTTTTCGCACGTCGAGCCCTGGCTGAATCCCGAGAGCTTGTTCGACCTGTGGTACTACGATGGCCCCCCCGATGAGCATGGCAAGCTCTGGCGCATCTTCAACGCCGCGCCGCACCGCGTGATGTTTGCCGGGCACTTTCACAAATGGCTGCTGGCCACGCCGGAGCAAATTGTCGATTGGCACGGCGAGCGGCCGATCCAGCTCGCGCCTGGCCGATTCTTTTGCGTGATCGCTGCCGTGTGCGACGGCTATTTTGCGACATTCGACACGGAAACGAGCGAACTCACGCCGCTGCGTGTATAG
- a CDS encoding caspase family protein has translation MSIRLSPLLSFALLCLIALASGSVRAESNSRQWAVLIGCENYQKATPLTYTMNDVDQLAKILRERGGIPGERVIQFIESSPDANFKPMRSSLLEMLPKYLRKPTKNDRLIVYFSGHGFRSQDGSLYLAPLDCDPANPAATGVSVAWLREQLAACPAQFKLLVLDSCHAGTEKGEESIKGASAKDLGEPFRDIEGVVTLASSTGDEKSQIWAEKKQSLFTYWLNQGLAGHADENGDAEIDIDELNKYVFKNVTHTAKTQLHRPQTPVRIIRGGSGSPVVLELVPTKLKHLIQDMAKQMSWSMQERGIKKVGVLQFTADTPFGEALNTGFGSLGRWCTAELEKTLLESGTCEVIDSSRLIAALKKNKFTVDQLGSPEAMQKLSKDLGGMPAIVCGTLRHRQNKTITLQCKLQNIETESLAGAAGGSALLSEQEWAMLGHSVAIKPEDRPPPVPGLSNQESELIPKLDEKAGQAHPMKDPRFPYRISVVINGQERKGVFRGNDYVIPVRNGEVYEVQVKLLNQENVCVKLLIDGLNTLPQTLKGEKGVQTVEIAPIVKLDEAREWILDSAKNPQRLWAFRGFVTETGSAGSLKKFVITDAAKSLAAQKEFTESMGLITAAFYTATAARSGTTVQPWETKEELKERNDVEAGDLIGVVNIRYMDAEEFNKAK, from the coding sequence ATGTCAATTCGCCTGTCGCCGCTCCTTTCCTTTGCCTTGCTCTGCCTCATCGCACTTGCCAGCGGAAGTGTTCGGGCGGAAAGCAATTCGCGCCAATGGGCTGTGCTCATCGGCTGCGAGAATTATCAAAAGGCCACGCCGCTCACCTACACGATGAACGACGTCGACCAACTCGCCAAAATCCTCCGCGAACGCGGTGGCATTCCGGGCGAACGGGTGATTCAGTTCATCGAGAGCTCGCCCGATGCCAACTTCAAGCCGATGCGTTCCAGCCTGCTCGAGATGCTGCCGAAGTATCTTCGCAAGCCGACCAAAAACGATCGGCTGATCGTTTACTTCAGCGGTCACGGTTTCCGTTCGCAGGACGGCAGCCTTTATCTCGCGCCCCTCGATTGCGATCCCGCCAATCCCGCCGCGACGGGCGTGTCTGTCGCCTGGCTACGCGAGCAACTCGCCGCTTGCCCCGCGCAATTCAAGCTCCTCGTGCTCGATTCCTGCCATGCCGGTACGGAAAAAGGAGAAGAGTCGATCAAGGGCGCCAGCGCAAAAGATCTCGGCGAACCCTTCCGCGATATCGAAGGAGTGGTCACGCTCGCCAGCTCGACCGGTGACGAAAAGAGCCAGATCTGGGCCGAGAAGAAGCAATCGCTCTTCACCTATTGGCTCAATCAAGGCCTGGCCGGCCACGCCGATGAAAATGGCGACGCCGAGATCGATATCGACGAGCTCAACAAATACGTCTTCAAAAACGTGACCCACACCGCCAAGACGCAGCTCCATCGGCCACAAACGCCGGTCCGCATCATTCGCGGCGGCAGCGGTTCGCCGGTGGTGCTCGAACTCGTGCCGACCAAGCTCAAGCACTTGATTCAAGACATGGCCAAGCAAATGTCTTGGTCGATGCAAGAACGGGGCATCAAAAAGGTCGGCGTGCTGCAATTCACCGCCGACACGCCGTTCGGCGAAGCTCTGAACACCGGCTTTGGTTCGCTTGGCCGCTGGTGCACTGCGGAACTGGAAAAGACGTTGCTCGAATCGGGCACTTGCGAAGTGATCGACAGCAGTCGGCTCATCGCCGCACTGAAAAAGAACAAGTTCACCGTCGATCAGCTCGGCTCGCCCGAAGCCATGCAAAAACTCTCGAAGGATCTGGGCGGCATGCCTGCCATTGTCTGCGGTACGCTCCGTCATCGGCAAAACAAAACGATTACGCTGCAATGCAAGCTGCAGAACATCGAAACCGAATCGCTCGCCGGTGCTGCCGGCGGCTCGGCTCTGCTCAGCGAACAGGAATGGGCGATGCTCGGTCACAGCGTGGCCATCAAGCCCGAAGATCGTCCGCCGCCGGTCCCTGGCTTGTCGAATCAAGAGAGCGAGCTCATCCCCAAGCTCGATGAAAAAGCGGGCCAGGCCCATCCGATGAAGGACCCACGCTTTCCTTATCGCATCTCGGTCGTCATCAACGGCCAGGAACGCAAAGGTGTCTTCCGCGGCAATGACTACGTCATCCCGGTTCGCAACGGCGAAGTATACGAAGTGCAGGTGAAGCTGCTCAACCAAGAGAACGTCTGCGTCAAGTTGCTCATCGACGGTTTGAATACGCTGCCACAAACGCTGAAGGGCGAAAAGGGTGTGCAAACAGTCGAGATCGCGCCAATCGTCAAGCTCGATGAAGCTCGCGAATGGATTCTGGATTCCGCGAAGAATCCGCAGCGGCTGTGGGCCTTCCGCGGCTTTGTCACCGAGACCGGCTCTGCCGGCAGTCTGAAAAAATTCGTCATCACCGACGCCGCCAAATCGCTTGCCGCTCAAAAGGAATTCACCGAGAGCATGGGCCTGATTACGGCCGCGTTCTACACCGCCACAGCCGCTCGCTCGGGCACCACGGTTCAACCCTGGGAAACGAAAGAAGAGCTGAAGGAACGGAACGACGTCGAAGCCGGCGACCTGATCGGCGTAGTGAATATCCGCTACATGGACGCGGAAGAGTTCAACAAAGCGAAGTAA